The window CACTCTTAGTGGAAGATCAGCCCTCCATTTTTAATGAAGAATTTCTTGAAGAAACCTATCTGGGCATGAAACGAGAAGATCCTCACGCGCTTCTTCAGGAGACGACCCGGATGCTTTCGCTTCTGTCTCACTACGCAGGTATCGTTCTGGCCCCGAAAGTTTCCAAGGCGCGGTTGGATCGCCTGGAATTTATTCTGGTACGGAAGGGGCACGCGTTGATTGTCCAATTATCCAAAGACGGCCTGGTTCAGCACCGGATGATCGATGTCGATCCGGAATTGACCCAGAAGGATCTTACGCGAATCAGTGCCTTCCTCAACGAAAAGTTCAGCGGCCTGAGTCTGGATGAAATCCGACGGCGGCTCCTCAAGGAAATGGAGGCCGAGAAGGAACTGTACAGCCGCTTGCTTCAGAAGGCCTCCGAACTCGGCCAGAAGGCCCTGGCGGAACAACCGGAAGAAGAACTCTATGTGGTGGGAACGTCAAACATTCTGAGTCTTCCCGAGTTTACCGAGAACTTGGAGAAGATGAAGTCGCTTTTTAAGACCTTCGAGGAAAAGGCCGTTATCCTGAAACTCTTAAACGATTGTCTGGAAACGGACGGGGTTCAGATCTTCATCGGTTCAGAGAGCAGCCTGCCCGGAATCGAAGATTTCAGCCTGGTCGTTTCAAGCTATCGGGGCGGCGACGATGTTGGGGGAACGCTGGGCGTGATCGGGCCCACGCGGATGGAATACGCCCGTGTTATTCCCTTGGTCGAC is drawn from Nitrospiria bacterium and contains these coding sequences:
- the hrcA gene encoding heat-inducible transcriptional repressor HrcA; this translates as MELNERSRKVLNAIILSYIERASPVGSHTVTKNFSFGLSPATIRNIMAELEEMGYLLQPHTSAGRIPTSKGYRLYVDALLVEDQPSIFNEEFLEETYLGMKREDPHALLQETTRMLSLLSHYAGIVLAPKVSKARLDRLEFILVRKGHALIVQLSKDGLVQHRMIDVDPELTQKDLTRISAFLNEKFSGLSLDEIRRRLLKEMEAEKELYSRLLQKASELGQKALAEQPEEELYVVGTSNILSLPEFTENLEKMKSLFKTFEEKAVILKLLNDCLETDGVQIFIGSESSLPGIEDFSLVVSSYRGGDDVGGTLGVIGPTRMEYARVIPLVDHTAKLLGRLLDQD